The Coregonus clupeaformis isolate EN_2021a chromosome 20, ASM2061545v1, whole genome shotgun sequence genome contains a region encoding:
- the LOC121533333 gene encoding FYN-binding protein 1 isoform X1, whose protein sequence is MKKFKITGQKEAIYQATVMVASKGRKNDLAVKNRDIVSIIRTTNCPKGKWLARDSTNTYGYISVSHLELDIKEMLELGKKASRAISCKNSTTLVEQGGEVASIDSRTSNHYPLQEDTDSFTDDSEEWTHDDDEPLSSPIDEEPTESGQIRTMSMPEMGSREPSIHHQHTLSDASIDDIDMQARHEALQKLATFFHKPVVEGPITRRPEEPETEPEEEPISPMDIEGPETVYLCKEEADLKLPDMVILPPPDLYADIIISDT, encoded by the exons ATGAAGAAGTTTAAG ataacAGGTCAGAAGGAGGCTATATACCAGGCTACAGTAATGGTAGCGTCTAAAGGACGTAAGAACGACCTGGCTGTGAAGAATCGGGACATCGTCAGCATCATACGGACCACAAACTGCCCCAAAGGAAAATGGCTGGCCAGGGACAGCACTAATACAT atgggtacaTCTCAGTGAGCCACTTGGAGCTGGACATTAAGGAGATGTTGGAACTGGGGAAGAAGGCTTCTCGGGCCATCAGCTGTAAGAACAGCACCACTCTGGTAGAACagggaggagaggtggccagTATAGACAGCAGGACGTCCAACCACTACCCACTACAGGAAGATACAGACAGCT TCACAGACGACAGTGAGGAGTGGACGCATGATGATGAtgaacctctctcctcccccattgACGAAGAGCCCACAGAGAG CGGCCAAATCCGAACAATGTCCATGCCGGAGATGG GAAGCAGAGAGCCTAGCATCCACCACCAACACACACTCAGTGATGCAAGCATAGATGACATTGACATGCA GGCGAGACATGAAGCACTTCAGAAGCTGGCCACTTTCTTCCACAAACCTGTTGTAGAGGGACCCATCACGAG AAGACCTGAAGAACCTGAAACTGAACCTGAAGAAGAACCGATCA GCCCTATGGACATAGAAGGACCAGAGACGGTGTACCT gTGTAAAGAGGAAGCAGATTTGAAGCTTCCAGATATGGTGATTCTTCCTCCTCCTGACCTGTATGCAGACATCATCATCAGTGATACTTAG
- the LOC121533333 gene encoding FYN-binding protein 1 isoform X2 — protein MKKFKITGQKEAIYQATVMVASKGRKNDLAVKNRDIVSIIRTTNCPKGKWLARDSTNTYGYISVSHLELDIKEMLELGKKASRAISCKNSTTLVEQGGEVASIDSRTSNHYPLQEDTDSFTDDSEEWTHDDDEPLSSPIDEEPTESGQIRTMSMPEMGSREPSIHHQHTLSDASIDDIDMQARHEALQKLATFFHKPVVEGPITRPEEPETEPEEEPISPMDIEGPETVYLCKEEADLKLPDMVILPPPDLYADIIISDT, from the exons ATGAAGAAGTTTAAG ataacAGGTCAGAAGGAGGCTATATACCAGGCTACAGTAATGGTAGCGTCTAAAGGACGTAAGAACGACCTGGCTGTGAAGAATCGGGACATCGTCAGCATCATACGGACCACAAACTGCCCCAAAGGAAAATGGCTGGCCAGGGACAGCACTAATACAT atgggtacaTCTCAGTGAGCCACTTGGAGCTGGACATTAAGGAGATGTTGGAACTGGGGAAGAAGGCTTCTCGGGCCATCAGCTGTAAGAACAGCACCACTCTGGTAGAACagggaggagaggtggccagTATAGACAGCAGGACGTCCAACCACTACCCACTACAGGAAGATACAGACAGCT TCACAGACGACAGTGAGGAGTGGACGCATGATGATGAtgaacctctctcctcccccattgACGAAGAGCCCACAGAGAG CGGCCAAATCCGAACAATGTCCATGCCGGAGATGG GAAGCAGAGAGCCTAGCATCCACCACCAACACACACTCAGTGATGCAAGCATAGATGACATTGACATGCA GGCGAGACATGAAGCACTTCAGAAGCTGGCCACTTTCTTCCACAAACCTGTTGTAGAGGGACCCATCACGAG ACCTGAAGAACCTGAAACTGAACCTGAAGAAGAACCGATCA GCCCTATGGACATAGAAGGACCAGAGACGGTGTACCT gTGTAAAGAGGAAGCAGATTTGAAGCTTCCAGATATGGTGATTCTTCCTCCTCCTGACCTGTATGCAGACATCATCATCAGTGATACTTAG